DNA sequence from the Nerophis lumbriciformis linkage group LG10, RoL_Nlum_v2.1, whole genome shotgun sequence genome:
tatatatatatatatatatatatgtagctatatatatatatataaatatatatatttatattaatatatattatttatatttatatatagatatatgtatattaatatatatgtgtgtatatatatcaaaaCGTTTTTCAAATACCGGTAGTTTCCTGTGAAATGTTACATTTAttgattaattttttaaatagttttttttcaccctATTCATGTTGAATAACTGATTTTCTTAGGTTTggttttcaaaaaaaattattgaaacaGTGTTTATGATTGAATTGCAATGGACAGTATTTCTACCTAATGAGAAATACAACAATATACTCAGTTGTgtacaaatataaaaacaaatacttgtgtttttttggcaTTGGGACAAAAATAACCATTATATATCACAGTTGAAGAGGAGTTAGGAATCAGTTCCTATATGAAATACGTCAAGGTTTTAATACAAGTGATGAATGTGGATTCAATTAGTGCACTCCAATGCATAATTCATCAGGTAGATCATGAGCTGTGGCTTTGAATGAATCCTGCTAATGGTCTTTTTTGTCATCGCTTTACCACCTAAATATAAAAGATATGATCAATGTTCTGTTAACAATATATACCAACTCGAACAGGTTCAACACAAAATATAAACATTATACCTTAATGTATTCTCTTAAGTCTAAGTACATCACCTCTCCTGTATAGTGTGGCGCTCACATCATATAAACTCAAATATatagccccccgcgatcccgaagggaataagtggtaggaaatggatggatggatgtatatttcTAGCTTGTCAGCTTGTATTACCATTCAGACTTGAGACAGTAAAGTATTGCACCATTATGTGGTTAACTTTTTATTCAGTGACAATGCACAACAGTGTATTTTCATACAACTTCTGAGCTTATACGCAGACTTTTGCTCTAACAGAATACAGGTCTAAAATATCTTTGGTACCATAACTCCCTGGACCTTTAAATAAACTTGCTTAAACCTGAGCCTCAACACAAAAGAGGGTGACCCTATTACCTTCAAAAGATAATTTACTAATCCTCTCCTTAAAAACCTTTCATAACGGTTATTGACGTTAAACACAAGCATTTTCTTCCCAATACACATcaaaaaacatacagtataacTTAGAATTTGCATCTAAAACACTtactattttctttgaaacaataaataacagtttttttaacCATTACTCTGTGGCTGCATTGTCAAACAAGACCGGTGGAATAGCGCCCAGTTTTGTAAATGAACTCGATGTACCATGACCCATTACACACAGACAGAACGTCTCATTGTGCGGGATGAGACAAATTATACATGCACCGTTTTTCCCAGAAATAAAAACAAAGATACCATTATGCCAAGTACCGGTACATTTTCTTGGGAAAAAAGCAACATTCTGGAGGAGCATATAATGCTAAtttgtaatacacattttttaaagtgcTCAAAACACATGTTATAAAACATTGTAACGGTATGCCAGCTTGCATTGTAACTATAGACTGACTATAATGCACAAAACTTGAGAACATTACAGTAATACAGGAGATAAAGTGTAGTTCTAGAGTTAAACAATTCCATATTTATTTGACGTCTAATCGTGGGAGTTGACTTGTTTGCTAGGAATAGGTGCATGCATGCATGCCTATAATGTAAATCTAAAGACTTTCCTTTCGAACAGATCTCTGTCTAAGTATCTGGTCTGTCTCTTCTGGCAATGCGGAGTCATCATGAGACACCTCCAGGTCAGCATTTGGATCATCGTGTTCAGTAGCGTTTACTTCCACAAAGGACGTTATTGATGGCTGCTCCACCACCGTGTCATTCGCCAGGGAATCAGACACATCAGTCACAGGTCCAATCACACTCGGCGTGTCAAGCTCTTTTTGGGAATTTTCCTTTTCCATGCGCTTCTTGACCTCCTCTTTCCTCTGCTGAATGCGAGTGTTGTCTCCCATCATGACCTTGACTCGTACTTGATCCGGAGGCCATAGTCCTCCCCATATGAACTGCAGGTAGCTGAAAAGCACGATGACGCCTAGGAAGGCGAAGTTGGTGGCGACGCCGATCACCGCCGACGTCAGGGGGAAGTTGTACAGGACGTAGCGCACGCCGGTGAAATAAGCGTGGATTCGGAGGTCGGAGGAGTAGATCTGCACACGTTTGGATTGGATCTCCACGACGGCGCCGACGGTGGGTTGGTAGGTGTTGGTCTTGTAAGCCGAGAAGAGCTCGACCTCTATGAGCTGCTTCTGTTCAGCCATGCCGCTCAGGAGGAGAGGCGAGAAGAAGAAAGTGCTCAGAGTCTGCAAAAGACTGGAACGGTAATGCAGCATTGTCGAGCGTCCAACTGATGACACGACATTGCCACCCTTGGTGTAACAAGACATCTTGACCATGAACATGCCCAGTTGCTCGTTCACAGGCGACTCCGGCAGCTCCAAGGCCAACGATATACGATAAGGCTGCCCATAAGCCATCACCTGGTCCCTGTCGTTCTTCATGAAGGAGATGTTGGCTGTCGGGAAGGAGCAAAGTGCTGATTCCGAAGCGTCGCAGTCGGCGGTGTAGTAGAAGTGCACCGGGGCAGAGAAGCTCACAGTGGGCATGTAGGAGTAATAGAAACTGCCATAAAGGAAGATTGACACCCATAAGAGCAGGCCCAGGACACATAAgagaacagcagcttggaataagGTCCTCCGGGCCTTGAGGAGAGTCACCGATGCGACATCCTGCATCCAAAGCAGAGCCTGCCCCACCGCACCCCCCATCATGGATGGTGCAGAGCCCAACGAGTTTCCTCTGGTGCTGAATCGGGCGGTGTTTCCTCGTCGGGATGCTGCAGCTGGCTGCTGCGGCTCGGGTGATGTGACTTTATATTCATACATTAATGGGCGGCTCCCTTTTGACACCGTGTAATTTGCTGATTTTCACTTCCCCATGTCAAGACAGTTCCGCTAACGCCACTAATAATGTAAACGTTACTACGCCTGCCTCCAGTTTGCGCCACGATATCGGTTATCGCACAAAAATCAATCTTAATCATCCTCCGGAATGGACATTTTTAACCGCGCTAGCCTGTTTAATAAGCCTGTAGCCGAGTAGCGAGCGTGCGGCTTTAAAGCTGGCACGTAAACAAcgccctgccccccccccccccccccccacgacaCGGAAGTGCTCGAATTTCCGCTTCCGGCCTTTGTGCTAGCAAGTCGCACTGCAGGCTAGCGCGGCTTGAGGAGAAAAAAGCCACACGGATCGGTTGGCAGTCCGTGATGAAGAAAAGAACTCGCGTTACAGGAGGAACAGTTGGTCGGAGAACGATTCTACAACTCTCTCCTTCGGGGCCCCGCGGCGGGAATGCCGGGGAGCGGGAAGAAGAGCCCTCGGGATCTGATGGTATTTTAACACGTAACGTCGGTGTCTTGCTAGCAACGAGCTAACAAAATGCTAACGCTGTGGTCTGAATAATGGCGACACATTGTCTGTGGGGGAAACACGGTTTACTTAGTGTTATGTGTGCGGTGTTTATATTACTGTGTTTGCTCAATTTTAACTTAACACATACTGCCGTTATTCAATGTGGAAAGCTAAAAGCTACGTTGAGCGAATTTAGCGTTTCACTGTGcgctagtgcgtgtgcctcacaatacgcagGTCCCGGGTTCGATCatgagctcgggatctttctgtgtggagtttgcatgttttccccgtgactgcgtgggtttcctctcacctccaaagacatgcacctggggattggttgattggcgttagagtgtccgccctgagatcggtaggttgtgagttcaaaccccggccgagtcataccaaagactataaaaatgggacccattacctccctgcttggcacgcagcatcaagggttggaattgggggttaaatcaccaaaaatgattcccgggcgcagccaccgctttcgcccactgctcccctcaccccccagggggtgatcaagggtgatgagtcaaatgcagagaataatttcgccacacctagtgtgtgtgtgtgtgacaatcattggtacattaacactaaaattggccctagtgcagtggttcttaaccttgttggaggtaccgaacctcaccagtttcttatgcgcattcaccgaacccttctttagtgaaaaataaaatgttttttttttctttcaaatccaagacaaatgtatgtttttttactggtgcagaaaatgaaccgtgcatgaacatcaccttgttcaaaggcatgaactcacaacaaattacacacctgcaaatcagtgtgacttctgctgttgcctctgAGAGACCAGTttagatatgcgtggcttcaccttggcaagtgccactcatgtcattttcacagcaaggtctgttccttttcttcgtttttatgtccagcaCCCTCGAAAAGGATTGCTCACAAAgactgggggtatccataatttgccgatagggagaagtttttatttacacgatgagtcgggtgtgtcttgacctccgcggcgaagggttcgatcgaacccaggttaagaaccactgccctagtgtgtgagtgggaATTTTGTCAGTCTaaccgtgttggccctgcgatgaggtggcgacttgtccagggtgtaccccgcctaccacccgaatgcagctgagataagctccagctaaCAAACACCCTCCCACCCcgcggccccgaaagggacaagcggtagaaaatggatggatggatgtttgtaagTTAGCATTTGTATCTGATACTCTACACAAGCCACATTTTGCAGACACTGGACTAACAAATACATCTATTTTGTGACTTGTTTGTATTGCGGTGGTCATTTGATCACCGTTAGCTTTGCTCTTTTTTGCTTTAATGATTGATATGTGCTCTTTGTTTTATAGATGATCAGGAAGGAGATGGGCAAATATTAGTAAGAGAGAAACAATCTAACATGAAGCCTCCTGCAGTGAAAGCCACTGGTATGTTCCATCTATGCCAGTCACAAGATCGAAGCCATCTTCTTGTTCAGTAGCATGTCCAACTTGTGACTGGTAGTAAATGTTATCCTCAAGCAAATGAAATGGTCTAAAACTGATCACATTGTGTCACACCTTTAGAGGGTCTGTCTTTGCTCGGAGCCTATGAAGATAGCGATGAAGAGGATGCAGAGTCTCGATCAGTTACTGTGACCCCTCAGCTCAATCGCTCCACTGATATTGACAGCACATTAGCTAATTTCATGGCTGTAAGTATAGTTTTGCATTATATTGTATCTAATGTTAACCTATTGTAAAGTCTGTTGCTTAGTTAGTTATTTGGGCTCTGTGGACACTGCAGGACAATTCCGATGTTTTTGCCcttatagacttagacaaactttaatgaaccacaagggaaattgtgtgTGTGCCCtttatctgattttttttttcatgtccatgtgaaCAGTGCAactctgatgtttttttttaatctgacccTTGCCTCTTTTGTATGTGGCTATATATATTTGAAAGCCGTCATAATGATCAGGTCGCGTTTGATTCTTCGCCAAAATAGACAGTCGCGAAAATCAAAGGTGCACAAATGAGagaaaacagttgaaaatgtaatgttttggCACTCACACAAATGTCCCACCACTGCTCGCCCACACTCTCCTCATCAAAGCAAATGCTCCACAAACAGCGAGAGTAGGGCTGAGCAATTATATGATTGTGATCGATGATCATGGTTAATTTCAGGACCTCAAATTCAAATTGCATATTAATGTACTTCATTATTTGAGTTGAAAAAAAACTCCACTGGTCAGAAGCACTGACGTATACAcataatttaccatttgaaatAGTTGTTTAGCCAAttttaacttgaaataaaagtcctgtagtattcagtacaccactgatactttgtttactgcagaatgaagTTTGCGATGACaagcaaaatggcaaaaaaaacttTTGAGAGGGAAAAATGTGGTTCTCTTTACCCCCGCAAAACATACCGAAAAAGGAGCATGGGTCACCTGTACCGTTGCACCTGTAGTAAACACAATCATATATGTGAACAAAAGGACAGTTGTCAGCTGTTCGCATATTTTACCTTGACCAAACATGGCGGAagtgtctgttacaagatactgcagtagtaaacagtagggatgcaacggtactctgtataatcctgcacggTAAAATCCGCCTTTAAGAAAAAAATGGTGATATTAATTGAGATCGAttataggaaaaaaataattgtgatatTTTTCTGCCATCTGGCCCAGCCCTATGAGAGACAAAATTCTTGCCTTCTTCTTTCTCTATCTCCTACAGTAAATAATACGGTGAAGAAAATGTTGACTCCGGTTGCACAAAATCGTtgcaattgccacaaatgcgccagtactGACCCCTACAACTActggagccatgtttacttctgtaaacatGCTGCAGCATGTGACGTCATGTGCGTTCAGGGACTCATTCTGTTCACATTAGAAATCGCATATTTTATTGCAAGCGGTTTAAGTGCAAAGCCTTGCTCATAAAAAGATAGAATTTACCAAAAAAATCGAATTAGACATCATACCCTGCAGCTTAGAATGTAGCTTTACTGCCTTCAGTAATTAAATCTGAATTTGTTGCTCCGTTACTTTATTACTACAGGCAGTTTTTAAGTTAACATTTCAAGATTTGTAACTGTCATGCTTGCTTACTCGGTTTATGTACATGTTTACCATTATTGAGAATCTATGGGGATGCCCGACAGAGGAAGTATTGGCCTTCACACCAACGATAGTGAAAAATTAACACAACAGCAACGTTTTGTTTGTTGTGTAGCTCAATAAGTAACATTTTTAACAATCATTGAGCAATTAGATGGCATTTTAGTGTGAAAGAAGATAGTGATTTTCTTTGCGCATCCTAGCCACTTAACACATACCACTTATTTTTAACTTGTATATGTGTAAAAAACAAAGTTAACTGCAATATATTAGAACTGAAATTGCATGTTCCACTGTACTCTTAACACTGAGGACTTATAGGTAAGAGTGAGCATGTGTTAGTCAGTGTCTTAAAACACAGGAGTTCaagtaaaaataaactaaataattgATTTAATTGGAAGTGACAAAAAGGACAACATAAATGTAAACATAAAATGACAGTAatttcactgtgtgtgtgtgtgtgtgtgtgtgtgtgtgtgacttaatATATTTGTAATATCTCCATAGGAAATTGATGCTATCACCACTCAGCCAAGTTCAGATGATGCAACGGGTGAGCCTTCAGTCTCGGCGAGTGTCCCACCAAAACCAGATGCTAATGCTCAGCAGCAAGGTGCCAGTGTCGGACCAAGTGCACAGTTTGAGTTCAACACTCAGTACTCCTTAGCTGGAGGTAACTATGTGTGCTTTTATGCAGTGTGACAACCTCAAAAGTTTTTACCAATAACCAGTTTAATGTAAGGTTCTTTTGAAAGGAGAAAAGCTGATCATTTTGTAAAACTTGAAGCTGGAGATAATTGGCATTTATTTCCAAAGTCAATATATTGAAAGTCTGTCTGAGGCCTTGATAAACATACCACATTTACATGTTTTTCCCagtgaatgtggaaatggggGACTGGCAAGAAGTATGGGATGATAACTCTGGCTGCTATTATTACTGGAACACTGTGAGCAATGAGGTCTCCTGGGAACTGCCTGACTATTTAGCTAATCAAGTGCAGAGCCTTGCTCAGTATACAAACAGGTGAGTGACACTTTCTAACATCTATGTCTGAGGTTCACTCTGTCCATTTGTTGTTGTATTATCTTGAGCATATTTATGTTTATTGGTAGTCatgttttaattagggatgtttCAATCAGGGaattatgctgccgattccaaaATAGATCATCCATTAGTGTGATCGTTTGATACAGTACTTATTACATGTACTAGctgtataaaaaatgtttattgtgaGTACTATTGACAGTTGTTTGAATATTGCGTTAATATTTTCATAGTTCCTTAATCTCTTATTAGATACAATTGTTTAagaaaaacaaagtcaataggagTGAGGCTGTCTGTTGTGCATtctgtgcgcgtgcgtgcgtgtgtgtgtgagcgatcgGTCTTGCTGTCCGTCCACCGACacaaaagattgtgaatgactgtaaAGAGGGCTCACTCTATTCAGTTAATtcacacctcccacccactacactcggacctggcggaaagaatgagcacgttcagtggaaggctcagactcctaaaatgcaacacggaacgacacaggaagtccttcataccgacagccatcagactatataatgcatatgttcctttttgactgtacttgaatgtataatagactgtatttatactattcacatgtgaataatgctgtataatagactgtatttaccgtatattattcacatgtaaaaaatacctatttgtttattgtgagcgaactgtggtgctgaatttcccccagggatcaataaagtactttctattttcTTTATCACACTAATTAAAACTGCAATGTCGATTTGATATCGATTAAACGTGGAGTCCTATAGCTTAGCTCTTATGCCTGCTCTTGCctgctctcggtgtgtaacatgttcagCACCGTCCTAATACTTGATACTGAGACTTCAGATActaaaaaattcagtttgtttacTGTAATGGAAGTGATTCTTATTTACTGAGGGGGGTGTATCCACATTGTGTATAGAGATACActattagctgctagctagtcAACCAGGGATTACAAATAATTAcaagtgtcagccagaggggatcagcgTTTGtgtggcgatcacatactttttcattaAAATCGACTGATACTGATCTGTGGTTGATCGATGGGCACATCCCTGGTTTTAATATTATCTTACTTTGTTTCACCAGTGTAAATGGCAATGGTACATCCAATACACCTTACTACACTGGGGAAAACACCTCTGCGGAAGCGCCAACATCTACTAAAGACACTAAAGTCAAGGCAAGTTGATCTCCCCATGATTCCTTGAAGCACTTTGTGTGGTTTTAAcaccatttatttatttcaaataggAGGTAATGGAGAGTGTTGTTGGCCTCACAAGCAAAGAAGAGGAGCACTGTGGAGTGGCTGCATCTCTGCTTGGCCCATTGATCCCCACAGAGGTGAAAGATGCAGAGGAGAAATGGAGAAAAAGAATCCTTAAAGGTTTAGATGAGAACGAGACTAGTTTGGATTCTGATGGAGAGGGTGTTCATCCCCCTGGATCGCCCTGTACCCCTTTACATGAACTGGAAGCCATCCAAACTGTGGATAAAGATTTGGCTGCAAAGAAGCCGTCAGAGGAGAACTCGGACACGGAAGGGGGACCAGAAGAAGACACAATTGAACTAGAACTGGCCTTAGAGAGAAAAAGGGTGAGTTGTGTGGGCGTGCATGTACCACCATTGTAGACGATAATTTCACTAGCACCCACTTTGAACTGAACTGCTGATTCTTAGGCTGAGCTCCAGGCACTAGAAGATGGGGATGGAAGTGGAGGGGGCTCCAGCCCTTGTTCTGAGACAAGCCAAGAGGCTGCACTTAAGAAAAAACGTTGGAAGGCCGTCTTTCCCAGTGCTCCCAGTCCTGATTCAAACAGTCGGAGCTCAGACCTTCAGGACAACACACAGACCGGTACATTATTAATGCTCTAGTATGCACAATAAGCTTGATAAATTCCATCCCTAATTGCCAATTCCAACAGAAACTACTGACGTACTGGAAAGTGTTGCAGCAGAAGAAGACAGAGAAACGGAGGACTCAGAGCAGAAACTAGATTCCAAAGCTCCACTAAAAGAAGAGGTAGAGACACCTGAGCTCAAGGTAAGAAGGCTGCTCTTAAAGCAATAACATTTGAAATGCAACATTGTTAATGCTGAGTGAATATAGTTTCAGATTGGAGAACTTGCTAACATATTAACCAGCAAAATGGAGTTCCTGGGCATAAACAAAAAAGCTGTCTCAAACTTTCAGTTGCTTCTGCTGCAAACCGAGGTGAGAAAAACTGGATTCCGTTCACATGGAACCATCACACTGCtgaatttttaaaatatttattacatcatttttttcattttgcacATATCCATTTGGCTGGATTTTAATATTTAAAGCTCTCATTACAATCAATCAAGTTGCCACTACTGAATTAATTACGGTACCTGCCGCTTTGTTACTAATCTAGCTTTAGCTTCAATCCTCACTTCCTCTTTCATATCACTCTGCTTTCCCCTTTTTTCCTGTCCAGACACGGATCGCTGACTGGAGGGAGGGCGCACTGAATGGGGTCTATCTTCGCCGCAGGCTGCAGGAAGCTGCCGAACACATAAAATATTATGAACTTAACGCCACCCCTAAAGGCTGGTCCTGCCACTGGGACAGGTACGCACTGCTTACCTTTCACATCTCTACACCCACTcgtccccccaaaaaaaatcttGAAGCGTGACTACGCGCGCCTCAATCCAGAGGTTGCAGACTTTATATGATGACTTGTGGAGAAGCTTAACCATTACGTGGATCAGTGCACGAACCAGACTCTGCAGGTATTTTTGACACGATGCCTAGCATTGTGCCGTTCACGTACTGATAAGGGAGCATCTACTCAGGGCCAGCCTGCCGCTGCTAAAAATATATTCCTGCCACAGAGAGGAATCCGTGTCTTTGTGACAGACTCTAAAGCTCTGTTGCGAGGGCCTTGCTAGACTGAATTCAGTCAGTGGTGGATTGGGGAGGTGGGGTAGTAAGTTTGGTTGCCTGGGAGAGCTTTGCACTTTACAGGACCACAGCCCACAGAATGCAATGCAGACAGAGTGATACCCTGGAAGCCACCAATGTCACACGTCAAATAAAAGGTGAAGATGGAGCAATGACGGGAATCCAGCAGGTCAGACCAACTCTTATTTCATGTCTTCCTGTTTGTTATTTTTCTTGACTGATGCATATTGTGTGATCTTAAACAAGATGACTGATTTATTGTTTCATGGTTGTTGTTGATGGTGCCTGTTTCCTGGCATCACCCTGTGTCTGAGGGAATGGttgttttaaaacaaaaacatttatgacaaccatgATGTGAGCTGCTCACTACTTCCTTCAGGATCCTGAgatgatttgttttgttttaactgTGTTAAGAGCAAGGTGGGTTACCTATCCACATTTATAGTCAATCTTCAATTGGACTCGCCTTTTGGATGGTGAAAGTTGCCATCCATGCCAAACGCAACTCGTCATATATTTACTATTTTTTCCCCCCTGTCCCAGGTTATCGTTCCTGTAAGCCAGTTGCAAGGCCACTTGTTAAGACTGTTGCCTTCTATCTCTGTTGTCCCACTCTTTAGAGAGCACAGGCGGTATTTTTATGTCAACGACCTGACGAatgcttcccagtgggagttccCGACAGAAGAGGCAAAAGGGGATGACCCGAAAGGAAACCACACTAGTCCGGATGATAACAAGGCATCTGCACCCAATGGTGGAATCACAGGTCAGTGTACTGTGTGACATGCCTGTAATTAGAGGTTTCTACTTATTATACCCAATATGCTTCAGTTTCTATAGATATTTCATCTCTGGGTGTTCTTATTTTTAATTACACAATGTTTCTTGAAAAAT
Encoded proteins:
- the LOC133612557 gene encoding seipin-like, producing the protein MYEYKVTSPEPQQPAAASRRGNTARFSTRGNSLGSAPSMMGGAVGQALLWMQDVASVTLLKARRTLFQAAVLLCVLGLLLWVSIFLYGSFYYSYMPTVSFSAPVHFYYTADCDASESALCSFPTANISFMKNDRDQVMAYGQPYRISLALELPESPVNEQLGMFMVKMSCYTKGGNVVSSVGRSTMLHYRSSLLQTLSTFFFSPLLLSGMAEQKQLIEVELFSAYKTNTYQPTVGAVVEIQSKRVQIYSSDLRIHAYFTGVRYVLYNFPLTSAVIGVATNFAFLGVIVLFSYLQFIWGGLWPPDQVRVKVMMGDNTRIQQRKEEVKKRMEKENSQKELDTPSVIGPVTDVSDSLANDTVVEQPSITSFVEVNATEHDDPNADLEVSHDDSALPEETDQILRQRSVRKESL
- the fnbp4 gene encoding formin-binding protein 4, with the translated sequence MKKRTRVTGGTVGRRTILQLSPSGPRGGNAGEREEEPSGSDDDQEGDGQILVREKQSNMKPPAVKATEGLSLLGAYEDSDEEDAESRSVTVTPQLNRSTDIDSTLANFMAEIDAITTQPSSDDATGEPSVSASVPPKPDANAQQQGASVGPSAQFEFNTQYSLAGVNVEMGDWQEVWDDNSGCYYYWNTVSNEVSWELPDYLANQVQSLAQYTNSVNGNGTSNTPYYTGENTSAEAPTSTKDTKVKEVMESVVGLTSKEEEHCGVAASLLGPLIPTEVKDAEEKWRKRILKGLDENETSLDSDGEGVHPPGSPCTPLHELEAIQTVDKDLAAKKPSEENSDTEGGPEEDTIELELALERKRAELQALEDGDGSGGGSSPCSETSQEAALKKKRWKAVFPSAPSPDSNSRSSDLQDNTQTETTDVLESVAAEEDRETEDSEQKLDSKAPLKEEVETPELKFQIGELANILTSKMEFLGINKKAVSNFQLLLLQTETRIADWREGALNGVYLRRRLQEAAEHIKYYELNATPKGWSCHWDREHRRYFYVNDLTNASQWEFPTEEAKGDDPKGNHTSPDDNKASAPNGGITGPPVSAPANPPTSPPSNASSSWSLPQPPPPENPPPPPEDPPLPPLPPDSPPPPPPPPDSDSEIMEVEMEMDDDNDLEPPAPGTEDGWSTSAIAGIQVLESSAPLGKGQKRKAGQLNKAIIGSSPILYTQSIATAATVMTAPVYWAVPAVTAPMIPCEPPLPPTPALPPQPPLPPPQPPFELPAAPKVAPVEKIKKPKKDKKTKTKMPSLVKKWQSIQKELEEEEKSSSSDEDRDQLNKKSIEDWKHQQLMTGKASKNANFEALPQDWRDRAKKRKLKS